A stretch of Candidatus Nanogingivalaceae bacterium DNA encodes these proteins:
- the dnaA gene encoding chromosomal replication initiator protein DnaA — protein MNELWKNILAELEMDPRIQGANFKTWFADTQLLSLENDHAVIGAKNSFITNTIKKKYLEHIKKAFRNNGKNPEIISFEVISTKKRKKQTEEIPTHSSKKPSVEDLIKKKTEKAKHSSGLNKDFTFDNFIVGGSNDLAFFASQNVAKNPGTKYNPLYFYGESGLGKTHLMQAIGNEIEKTHPELTVLYITIENFYRDFLDNVRSKKQGYADKYRNVDVLIVDDIQFIYGKDKTQEEFFHTFNELHRANKQIILSSDRAPSSIPTLTDRLKSRFESGMTVDIQLPDFETRQSIVEARAEHDNVKLDPEVSEFIAENYRTNIREIIGAVTQLIAMAELRNIKPNLELAQGLIQNSRPTRPNHLNSKKIIDKTAKYLGVSKEDILSKSRQKDINHARQVACYLMKYELKMSFPQIGKEFSRDHSTIMNGVSKIEKGIKLDAEIRSEIESLRDLIYE, from the coding sequence ATGAATGAGTTGTGGAAAAACATCTTAGCTGAGCTTGAAATGGACCCTAGAATCCAAGGTGCAAATTTTAAGACTTGGTTTGCTGACACTCAACTCTTATCTTTAGAAAATGACCATGCAGTTATTGGCGCTAAAAATTCTTTTATAACTAATACTATCAAGAAAAAATATCTTGAGCATATCAAAAAAGCCTTTCGAAATAACGGTAAGAATCCTGAAATTATCTCTTTTGAGGTTATTTCCACAAAAAAACGTAAAAAACAGACCGAAGAAATTCCGACACATTCTTCTAAAAAACCTTCTGTTGAGGATTTAATTAAAAAGAAGACCGAAAAAGCCAAACATTCCAGCGGTTTAAACAAAGATTTTACTTTTGATAATTTCATCGTTGGCGGATCAAACGATCTTGCATTTTTTGCTAGCCAAAATGTTGCCAAAAATCCTGGAACAAAATACAATCCACTTTATTTTTATGGTGAATCCGGATTAGGAAAAACTCACTTAATGCAGGCAATCGGTAACGAAATTGAAAAAACACACCCAGAATTAACTGTTCTTTATATTACAATTGAAAATTTCTATCGTGATTTTTTGGATAACGTGCGCTCAAAAAAGCAAGGTTATGCTGATAAATATCGCAATGTCGATGTTTTGATCGTCGACGATATCCAATTTATTTATGGAAAAGATAAAACTCAAGAAGAGTTTTTTCATACTTTTAACGAATTACATCGAGCGAATAAACAGATTATTCTCTCTAGTGATCGTGCACCTTCAAGTATCCCAACTTTAACTGATCGTCTAAAAAGCCGTTTCGAAAGTGGAATGACTGTTGATATCCAACTGCCTGACTTTGAAACTCGTCAAAGTATCGTTGAAGCTCGAGCAGAGCATGATAATGTTAAACTCGACCCCGAGGTGTCGGAGTTTATCGCCGAAAACTACCGCACAAATATTCGTGAAATTATCGGAGCGGTAACTCAACTAATCGCAATGGCGGAGCTGCGAAATATTAAACCAAACCTCGAGCTTGCGCAAGGATTAATTCAAAATAGTCGACCGACTCGACCAAATCATCTTAACTCAAAAAAGATAATTGATAAAACAGCAAAATACCTGGGCGTTTCTAAAGAAGATATCTTAAGCAAATCTCGTCAAAAAGATATTAATCACGCGCGCCAAGTTGCTTGTTATTTAATGAAGTATGAGTTAAAAATGAGTTTTCCGCAAATCGGCAAGGAATTCTCACGCGATCATTCGACCATCATGAATGGTGTTTCGAAAATTGAAAAAGGCATTAAATTGGATGCTGAAATTCGCTCCGAAATCGAGAGCTTACGTGATTTAATTTACGAATAG
- the dnaN gene encoding DNA polymerase III subunit beta, with amino-acid sequence MELTVNKDDLAKALNNVEGIASAKTSMPILENILLQTDGPRLLIAATNLEIAISQKISAKIEKVGSIMVPASLTKSFISSLPSNSQVSFKVSGDHILIESGNYKSKINGFSAEDFPELPTIDEPTARFFMSTDIFKEAVDQINTVSMDTSRPILTGVFLHTFENYIYMAATDGYRLSERKLFETDQEFESIVPSSVLAKVKSVIPEKLDEIEILINDNQIQFMVGDILVISNLIDGKYVEYRRLIPDKTETTVKISRTDFYQIAKVAKVFSDKSGGSVKITANEETSKLSMHTIASEIGENTSEADAEIQGGGEVTLNVNYIENALKPLKSSKIYFGFSGKLAPTIFKNTDSDDYIHIVMPLKS; translated from the coding sequence ATGGAACTGACTGTTAATAAAGATGATTTAGCTAAAGCACTCAATAATGTTGAAGGAATTGCAAGTGCAAAAACAAGTATGCCTATTCTTGAGAATATTCTTTTACAAACAGATGGACCAAGACTTTTAATTGCTGCTACAAATTTAGAGATTGCGATTTCGCAAAAAATTAGTGCAAAAATTGAAAAAGTTGGTTCGATTATGGTTCCAGCAAGTTTAACAAAAAGTTTTATTAGTAGTCTTCCATCAAATAGTCAAGTTTCTTTTAAAGTTAGCGGCGATCATATTTTAATTGAAAGTGGAAATTATAAATCTAAAATTAATGGTTTTTCGGCTGAAGATTTCCCTGAACTGCCAACAATTGATGAGCCAACCGCACGATTTTTTATGAGTACGGATATTTTTAAAGAAGCGGTTGATCAAATCAACACGGTAAGTATGGATACTTCGCGGCCAATTTTAACGGGTGTGTTTTTGCATACTTTCGAAAACTATATTTATATGGCCGCAACGGACGGTTATCGATTGAGCGAGCGAAAGTTGTTTGAAACTGATCAAGAGTTTGAATCAATTGTTCCAAGCAGTGTTTTAGCAAAAGTTAAAAGTGTTATTCCAGAAAAACTTGATGAAATTGAAATTCTTATCAACGATAACCAAATTCAATTTATGGTTGGCGATATTTTAGTAATTAGCAATTTAATTGATGGAAAATATGTTGAATATCGCCGTTTAATTCCCGATAAAACTGAAACTACAGTAAAGATCAGCCGCACCGATTTTTACCAAATTGCAAAAGTTGCAAAAGTTTTTAGTGATAAATCTGGTGGAAGTGTTAAAATCACTGCAAACGAAGAAACTTCGAAATTATCAATGCATACAATTGCTAGCGAAATTGGTGAAAACACATCTGAAGCCGATGCGGAAATTCAAGGTGGAGGCGAAGTTACGCTGAATGTAAATTATATCGAAAATGCTTTAAAACCATTAAAATCTTCGAAAATTTATTTTGGATTTTCAGGAAAACTTGCGCCAACAATTTTTAAAAATACAGATAGCGATGATTATATCCACATTGTGATGCCTCTAAAAAGTTAG
- the recF gene encoding DNA replication and repair protein RecF (All proteins in this family for which functions are known are DNA-binding proteins that assist the filamentation of RecA onto DNA for the initiation of recombination or recombinational repair.) — MILKILRVQNFRTHSDFILEIGEKSTLISGANGSGKTSLLEAIYFTLQGTSFRSSDKEILRNDGSSWFRIDLKDSKDSLRTVTFDNSLTSSKKQFLIDGNKKARLSANLRVPVVLFEPEDLQLLSGSPNRRRNFLDHFLAQIYPSFQLALSRYNKALKQRNNLLKSDNFSKIELFPWDLMLAEYGSEIISKRCEFIKLLNSKIENIYAEISGVKDSIKIQYLGDNVSKSEILAILSENVERDKILGYTSFGPHKHDIQFIFNGKPAQNVASRGENRSLVLALKFIETDILAELTGKRPIVLLDDVFSELDNERQKLLTKHFSKYQTIITSTNDIQVDECKITSLS; from the coding sequence ATGATTTTAAAAATTTTAAGGGTTCAGAATTTTCGAACGCATTCTGATTTCATTTTAGAAATTGGTGAAAAATCGACATTAATTTCTGGTGCAAACGGTAGCGGAAAGACTTCACTTCTTGAAGCGATTTATTTTACTCTTCAAGGAACTAGTTTCCGATCGAGCGATAAAGAAATTCTTCGAAATGATGGTTCTAGCTGGTTTCGGATTGATTTAAAAGATTCGAAAGATTCTTTAAGGACGGTTACATTCGATAATTCCCTTACTAGTTCGAAAAAGCAATTCCTAATAGATGGAAACAAAAAAGCACGCCTGAGCGCAAATTTAAGGGTTCCTGTGGTGCTTTTTGAGCCTGAAGACTTGCAATTATTGAGCGGGTCGCCGAATCGCCGACGTAATTTCCTGGATCATTTTTTAGCCCAAATTTATCCAAGTTTTCAACTAGCACTTTCAAGATACAATAAAGCCTTAAAGCAGCGAAATAATCTGTTGAAAAGTGATAATTTCTCAAAGATTGAACTCTTTCCGTGGGATTTGATGCTCGCAGAATACGGTTCCGAAATTATTTCGAAAAGATGTGAATTTATAAAATTATTGAATTCGAAGATCGAAAATATTTATGCAGAAATTTCAGGAGTTAAAGATAGTATTAAAATTCAATATTTGGGCGACAATGTCTCGAAAAGCGAAATTTTAGCGATCTTAAGTGAAAATGTTGAGCGCGATAAGATTTTAGGCTATACAAGTTTTGGTCCACACAAGCATGATATTCAGTTTATTTTTAATGGAAAACCAGCGCAAAATGTGGCAAGTCGTGGCGAGAACCGTAGTTTAGTTTTAGCGCTTAAATTTATCGAAACAGACATTTTAGCGGAACTAACTGGAAAACGACCAATTGTTTTGCTCGATGATGTATTTTCAGAGCTTGATAATGAGCGACAAAAATTACTAACTAAGCATTTTTCGAAATATCAAACTATTATAACTTCAACAAACGATATTCAGGTTGACGAATGTAAAATAACCTCACTAAGTTAG
- a CDS encoding C39 family peptidase gives MKRIRILPIIAVSILLADLISFPAKADFNAKFFNSNNITYYDAGDDCGTGGGGGSGSTNLEGNDNAEKIWNFFKSKGWSDEQVAGVMGSLWGESNHFQPDLNEAGSGIGYGIAQWSFGRRTNLENYAKEKGKPVSDLGVQLDFLWTELEGPEVAAKNAVSSAKSVKEATTAWTLQFERPREDLRPGRIQEGEQVGNDILAKYKGKGGGSSSSSSNSSSSNSSSSSSNSGSSSSNSSSNSGKITFIGDSITVGVQDKLTSTFSGSNVSATVGDSIAAATSKLPAEINDTVVINLGTNDNFDESAAETLLGKLKGKKIYWVNNFSKGGNADYEVINKKLSAFASKHSEVKVLDWKAYAEKNGGREKLYSGDGIHPNTEGQEAYVKFLQEALNGGGNNSSKSSDSCGATGSASGKFMTSADASHTTSDGFSVFEQCDPRWANEQWGKNPGNTMCHAACGPTSVSNMVLALTGKSISPLEMAKKAAEKGYEAGYGTTLGVVEMVQDYGLKQSKIDISVNAVEDVLKKGGLVMLAGTGPGPFLNTSHYVVIRKSSGGKWYTANPGRKELDDTPYDPSYVISMTFAAFGVTK, from the coding sequence ATGAAACGAATCAGAATTTTACCAATTATAGCCGTATCTATTTTGCTAGCCGATTTAATTAGCTTTCCAGCCAAAGCAGATTTTAATGCTAAATTCTTCAATTCAAATAATATCACCTATTACGATGCGGGTGATGATTGTGGAACCGGAGGAGGTGGTGGTAGTGGCTCCACGAACCTCGAAGGAAACGATAATGCTGAAAAAATCTGGAACTTCTTCAAATCTAAAGGTTGGAGCGATGAACAGGTTGCTGGAGTTATGGGTAGCCTTTGGGGTGAATCAAACCACTTTCAACCTGACTTAAATGAGGCGGGTAGCGGAATTGGTTATGGTATTGCTCAGTGGTCTTTTGGACGACGAACAAATCTCGAAAATTATGCCAAAGAAAAGGGTAAGCCCGTATCAGATCTTGGTGTTCAGCTAGATTTCCTATGGACAGAACTTGAGGGCCCAGAAGTGGCCGCAAAAAATGCCGTAAGTTCTGCAAAATCCGTGAAAGAAGCAACTACAGCCTGGACGCTTCAGTTTGAACGACCGCGTGAAGATTTGCGACCTGGACGTATTCAAGAAGGTGAGCAAGTTGGTAATGATATTCTTGCTAAATATAAAGGTAAGGGTGGAGGTTCTTCAAGTTCTTCAAGCAATTCATCAAGCTCAAACAGCTCAAGCTCGAGCTCAAATTCAGGATCTTCAAGCTCGAATAGTTCATCAAATAGCGGAAAAATAACCTTCATCGGCGATTCTATTACTGTTGGTGTACAAGATAAACTTACTTCAACATTCTCAGGTTCGAACGTTTCAGCAACGGTCGGAGACTCAATCGCAGCCGCAACAAGCAAACTCCCAGCTGAAATAAACGATACTGTTGTAATCAATCTTGGAACTAACGATAACTTTGATGAAAGCGCTGCTGAAACCCTACTTGGTAAATTAAAAGGTAAGAAAATTTATTGGGTAAATAACTTCTCGAAAGGTGGTAACGCTGATTATGAAGTAATCAACAAGAAGTTGTCAGCATTCGCATCAAAGCATAGTGAAGTTAAAGTTTTAGATTGGAAGGCTTACGCCGAGAAAAATGGTGGACGCGAAAAGCTTTACTCAGGTGATGGAATTCACCCAAATACTGAGGGACAGGAAGCCTATGTAAAATTCCTACAAGAAGCGCTTAATGGTGGTGGTAATAATTCTTCTAAGTCATCGGACTCTTGTGGTGCAACCGGATCTGCTTCGGGCAAGTTTATGACTTCAGCCGACGCATCACACACAACATCAGATGGATTCTCAGTTTTCGAACAATGCGATCCACGATGGGCTAATGAACAGTGGGGAAAAAATCCTGGAAATACAATGTGTCACGCAGCCTGCGGTCCAACATCTGTTTCCAACATGGTACTAGCCCTTACTGGAAAATCCATCAGCCCTCTTGAGATGGCTAAAAAGGCCGCCGAAAAGGGCTATGAAGCCGGATACGGAACTACCCTAGGAGTTGTTGAAATGGTACAAGATTATGGATTAAAACAATCTAAAATTGATATTTCAGTTAATGCTGTTGAAGATGTCCTAAAGAAAGGTGGGTTGGTTATGTTAGCAGGAACTGGCCCCGGTCCATTCCTAAACACGAGCCACTATGTTGTTATTCGAAAAAGCTCAGGTGGAAAATGGTACACAGCAAACCCTGGCCGTAAAGAGCTTGACGACACTCCTTATGATCCTTCTTACGTCATCTCAATGACTTTCGCAGCATTTGGAGTTACTAAATAA
- a CDS encoding M23 family metallopeptidase gives MGAARDFDQDENLDFSDLSDTNQSALEKAKSRWGNAEVIRGDDGYNPSDLASAENSSMATSSSSGISDNETLMKDATTTQSSGWRNNVSGGGTHKSRNAASKGGAKNRAMSFFKGKGAFATTGGVIGGVGALIFAGTFNMVSLMSNHITEMITEKLNSASISMNKRSVKVMKLKVKGANCTAGIVCRMSRVTNRNIKNLREAGFKVELEDGDGLFGRKKIKSLTYTKAGQEITINNTSSDIKNVLTKNPEVREAFKRGYNGRFASFLDKKWRKLKGWFSFKKWRKNNKGKTEEEIDEDMKKTANDHSKEEDADGKSRKGDPDPEDGKVEKGDKGTSAVKDKLKSNSDKLKKGFKNARQKSIAAANTIKGVGQTLSGPLNAIDKICGVYALVTMGWSVAKVAKVEVFAQFGLSFLSMSSKIRSGDATQEEVTAQGNSLMGIANKKDSDEKKDSEQSDSNTSRLKEAFAFFADSAEENSPGKSATDSQGWRAVAYGDRVSKLDNSAKDYQVGITGALAKIMDTFTSGTLGWVVRKGCKVATVTTAVVGAAVVVASLVACATTACVAEVLGSIAWGAAVGVALSLALTVLKDKAMDEISLHVAQGLTGTILNDSTKGENFGNAIMSGSAAMMSKNTMAGSGGVLTKSQAVAFYHETERQIAENAEEIRKTRSPFDPNTRHTFLGSIVSNMLPYSKQIASISGFLPSIIGGAQRSFAAITPGAHAANDANFIANMDTCEDKSIKDTGAATDIFCNVYTGIDMKIADKDTDEVINELKSSGDLKEKDNSGDEDTDDMLSTVEMGPELKKYEKYCFNRKKPIGASEDDDDDNFGAICNSDKNPKANLYALFLTDVRVEEGMNEDFKPDEGGGSGSSSSSSGGVDPDLAKLSGEFVWPVKGVKVNGDSIEGVGPDQDFGPRSFFDGFSSTHYGIDFGSATFGSAAPVYAAADGEVVYGGDAETVGWGAGSHYVAIKHNGDIYTTYSHMRSHSVHKGDKVKKGQQIGVTGAEGNASGEHLHFETKKGTGVPGEKGAFNPMDLIKGNT, from the coding sequence ATGGGAGCAGCAAGAGATTTTGACCAAGATGAAAATCTTGATTTTAGCGACTTAAGCGACACAAACCAATCTGCGTTAGAAAAAGCAAAAAGTAGATGGGGAAACGCTGAGGTTATTCGCGGTGATGACGGCTATAATCCGTCAGATTTAGCGAGCGCTGAAAATTCGTCTATGGCAACAAGCTCAAGTTCAGGAATCAGCGATAACGAAACCCTCATGAAAGACGCAACCACAACTCAATCAAGTGGTTGGCGTAATAATGTTAGCGGCGGAGGAACTCATAAATCACGAAATGCAGCCTCAAAAGGCGGCGCAAAAAACCGCGCGATGTCATTCTTTAAGGGTAAGGGAGCTTTTGCTACAACTGGTGGAGTTATTGGTGGTGTTGGTGCTTTAATTTTTGCCGGAACATTTAATATGGTCTCCCTGATGTCGAACCATATCACTGAAATGATTACCGAAAAGCTCAACTCAGCCTCGATAAGCATGAACAAGCGAAGCGTAAAAGTTATGAAACTTAAAGTTAAGGGCGCAAACTGTACGGCAGGAATCGTTTGTCGAATGTCACGAGTGACTAATCGAAATATTAAGAATCTACGCGAGGCTGGTTTTAAAGTTGAACTAGAGGATGGTGATGGCCTTTTTGGTCGTAAAAAAATCAAATCCTTAACCTACACTAAGGCTGGCCAAGAAATTACAATAAATAATACATCTTCAGATATTAAAAATGTGCTAACTAAAAATCCCGAGGTTCGGGAGGCTTTTAAACGTGGCTATAACGGGCGCTTTGCATCTTTCCTAGACAAGAAGTGGCGAAAGCTTAAGGGGTGGTTTAGCTTCAAGAAATGGAGAAAGAATAACAAGGGCAAAACCGAAGAAGAAATTGATGAGGACATGAAAAAAACTGCCAATGATCATTCGAAAGAAGAGGACGCTGACGGCAAAAGCCGTAAGGGTGACCCGGACCCAGAAGACGGTAAAGTTGAAAAAGGAGATAAGGGTACGAGTGCAGTTAAAGATAAGTTAAAATCTAATAGTGATAAACTCAAAAAGGGCTTTAAAAATGCCCGACAAAAATCCATTGCAGCCGCAAATACCATTAAGGGTGTAGGTCAGACACTTAGTGGCCCATTAAATGCAATTGATAAAATTTGTGGCGTGTATGCACTCGTAACTATGGGATGGAGTGTTGCGAAAGTAGCAAAAGTTGAAGTTTTTGCTCAGTTTGGGCTATCTTTCCTTTCGATGTCTTCAAAGATCAGGTCCGGTGATGCAACCCAAGAAGAAGTCACAGCTCAAGGAAATAGTTTAATGGGAATTGCTAATAAGAAAGATTCCGACGAGAAAAAAGACAGCGAACAAAGCGATTCTAATACTTCTAGATTAAAAGAGGCCTTTGCATTTTTCGCAGATTCAGCTGAAGAAAATAGTCCTGGAAAAAGCGCTACAGATTCGCAGGGTTGGCGCGCTGTTGCTTATGGAGACCGCGTCTCTAAATTAGATAATTCGGCAAAAGACTATCAAGTTGGTATAACTGGTGCTTTAGCAAAAATAATGGATACATTCACTAGCGGAACTCTTGGCTGGGTGGTTCGTAAAGGGTGTAAAGTTGCAACTGTTACTACAGCTGTAGTTGGTGCTGCAGTAGTCGTAGCCAGCCTCGTGGCCTGCGCAACTACTGCCTGTGTAGCTGAAGTTCTAGGATCTATAGCTTGGGGAGCGGCTGTTGGTGTTGCACTGTCTCTTGCCTTAACTGTCTTAAAAGATAAGGCGATGGATGAGATATCTCTGCATGTTGCGCAAGGTTTAACTGGAACAATTCTTAACGACTCCACTAAAGGTGAAAATTTTGGTAATGCCATAATGTCGGGTTCTGCTGCGATGATGTCTAAAAACACAATGGCCGGAAGCGGAGGAGTATTAACTAAATCACAAGCCGTTGCTTTTTACCATGAGACCGAAAGGCAAATTGCCGAAAATGCTGAAGAAATTCGAAAGACAAGAAGTCCGTTCGATCCAAATACTCGTCACACATTCCTAGGTTCAATTGTAAGCAATATGCTACCTTATTCAAAGCAAATAGCCTCAATCAGCGGCTTCCTGCCTTCGATTATTGGTGGTGCGCAAAGATCATTCGCTGCAATCACGCCTGGCGCACATGCTGCAAATGATGCGAACTTTATTGCAAATATGGACACTTGTGAAGATAAGTCTATCAAAGATACTGGTGCTGCAACTGATATTTTCTGCAATGTCTATACTGGTATCGATATGAAAATAGCCGATAAAGATACAGATGAAGTTATCAACGAGCTAAAGAGTAGCGGAGATTTAAAAGAAAAAGATAACTCCGGAGACGAGGATACTGACGATATGCTAAGTACAGTTGAAATGGGTCCCGAACTTAAAAAGTACGAAAAATATTGCTTCAACCGCAAAAAACCAATCGGCGCATCAGAAGATGATGATGACGATAACTTTGGAGCTATTTGTAATAGTGATAAAAATCCAAAAGCTAATCTATACGCACTATTCTTAACAGATGTTCGGGTTGAAGAAGGTATGAATGAAGATTTCAAACCTGACGAAGGTGGCGGATCTGGAAGTTCAAGCTCAAGTTCAGGAGGTGTAGACCCAGATCTAGCTAAACTTAGTGGAGAATTTGTGTGGCCAGTTAAGGGTGTTAAAGTTAATGGTGACTCAATCGAAGGTGTTGGGCCAGATCAAGATTTCGGACCTAGATCATTCTTTGATGGATTCTCATCAACACACTATGGAATAGACTTCGGTAGTGCAACCTTCGGCTCTGCAGCACCAGTTTATGCGGCAGCAGACGGTGAAGTTGTTTACGGTGGAGACGCCGAAACCGTAGGATGGGGTGCTGGTAGTCACTACGTTGCAATTAAGCATAATGGCGATATTTACACCACGTATTCACACATGCGATCCCATAGCGTGCATAAAGGAGATAAAGTTAAAAAAGGCCAGCAGATTGGTGTTACCGGAGCAGAAGGAAACGCAAGCGGGGAACATCTTCACTTTGAAACAAAGAAGGGAACCGGAGTACCGGGAGAAAAAGGTGCCTTCAACCCTATGGATTTAATTAAAGGAAATACTTAA
- a CDS encoding DUF87 domain-containing protein, with product MGKKKKDAVDIAAQQRAQEQAEVEQAFLTGINTLRDLIAPSSLEFHSSYFRLGTKYGQTIYVYGYPRQLYTGWASPILNADEVLDVSMFIYPVETEIVMKNLRRKVTQLEADLSINNEKGKTRDPALEAALNDAEELRDQLQLGAEKFFRFGLYLTIYADSLDELNFVRSKIETMLGQQMLFSKVASSQQEQGLKATIPQLSDQLQIRRNMNTGAISTSFPFTSADLTQENGVLYGVNMHNNGLVIFDRFTLENANMVVFAKSGAGKSFTVKLEALRTMMMGAEVLIIDPENEYQKLSDAVGGSYIRLSLNSDVRINPFDLPHVIDAEEADNALRANIVTLHGLFRLMLGGTSAGQSIGLSPSEEADLDQAIIDTYARAGITSDPLTHNSTPPTIHNLYDTLVHMDGSGPSLAQRLRKYTTGTFAGIFSQQSNIDINNSMVVFNIRDLEDELRPVAMYIVLSHIWNIVRSEQKKRMLIVDEAWQLMKYDDSANFLFSLAKRARKYYLGLTTISQDVEDFMGSKMGRAIVSNSSMQLLLKQSSSAVDVLSDVFKLTEEERKRLANFPVGQGLFFAGQNHVHIQIIASDTEHQLISTSPNNSKNRQSDNLMTNGYADPNELF from the coding sequence ATGGGGAAGAAGAAAAAAGACGCAGTTGATATTGCCGCGCAGCAACGCGCCCAAGAGCAGGCTGAGGTTGAACAAGCATTTTTAACTGGTATTAACACTTTACGCGACCTTATCGCGCCATCAAGCCTCGAATTTCACTCGAGCTATTTTCGCTTAGGCACAAAATACGGCCAGACAATCTACGTTTATGGCTACCCACGCCAGCTTTACACCGGATGGGCTTCACCAATCTTGAATGCTGATGAAGTTTTGGATGTTTCAATGTTTATTTATCCAGTTGAAACCGAAATCGTGATGAAAAACCTCCGCCGAAAAGTTACCCAGCTTGAAGCCGACCTTTCGATTAATAATGAAAAGGGTAAAACTCGTGACCCAGCGCTCGAGGCTGCCTTAAATGACGCCGAAGAGCTTCGAGATCAACTCCAGCTTGGAGCGGAAAAATTCTTCCGTTTTGGACTTTATTTAACGATTTATGCTGATAGCCTTGATGAATTAAACTTCGTACGAAGTAAAATCGAAACAATGCTCGGACAGCAAATGCTATTTTCGAAAGTGGCATCAAGCCAACAAGAGCAGGGCTTGAAAGCAACAATTCCTCAACTTTCAGATCAATTACAGATTCGCCGAAACATGAACACGGGTGCAATTTCAACCTCATTCCCATTTACTTCTGCCGATCTTACGCAGGAAAATGGTGTTCTTTATGGTGTTAATATGCACAATAACGGACTTGTTATTTTCGACCGTTTCACACTTGAAAACGCTAACATGGTGGTCTTTGCGAAATCTGGTGCCGGTAAATCTTTCACTGTGAAGCTTGAGGCCCTTCGAACAATGATGATGGGCGCCGAAGTTTTAATTATCGACCCAGAAAACGAATACCAAAAATTAAGTGATGCGGTTGGCGGAAGCTACATTCGCTTAAGTTTGAACTCTGATGTGCGAATTAATCCGTTCGATTTGCCACACGTTATTGATGCCGAGGAAGCCGACAACGCACTTCGCGCAAATATCGTTACACTTCACGGCCTATTTCGCTTAATGCTTGGCGGAACGAGTGCAGGGCAATCAATTGGTCTTTCGCCGAGTGAAGAAGCTGATCTTGATCAAGCGATTATCGATACTTATGCGCGCGCTGGAATTACTTCTGATCCGCTAACGCATAATTCAACACCGCCAACAATCCATAATCTTTATGATACTTTGGTTCATATGGATGGAAGCGGTCCAAGTTTAGCACAACGCCTTCGCAAATATACCACCGGAACATTCGCGGGGATTTTCTCGCAACAATCAAATATTGATATTAATAACTCAATGGTGGTATTTAATATTCGCGACCTTGAAGATGAACTTCGCCCAGTTGCGATGTATATTGTGCTTTCACACATTTGGAATATTGTGCGTTCGGAACAGAAAAAACGTATGCTGATCGTTGATGAGGCTTGGCAGTTAATGAAATACGACGATTCCGCAAACTTTTTGTTCAGTTTGGCAAAACGCGCCCGAAAATACTACCTTGGTCTTACTACAATTTCTCAGGACGTTGAAGACTTTATGGGTTCAAAAATGGGTCGTGCGATTGTTTCGAACAGCTCAATGCAGCTACTTCTAAAGCAATCTTCAAGCGCAGTTGATGTTTTGAGTGATGTCTTTAAATTAACTGAAGAAGAGCGTAAACGTCTTGCAAACTTCCCAGTTGGGCAAGGTCTATTCTTCGCTGGACAGAATCACGTTCATATTCAAATTATTGCCAGTGATACTGAACACCAGTTAATTTCAACAAGTCCAAATAATTCTAAGAATCGCCAGAGTGATAACTTAATGACAAATGGGTATGCAGACCCGAATGAATTATTCTAG